A window of Desulfobulbus oralis genomic DNA:
GCAGGAAAGCGGCGCAGGCGGCCATGGGGTGGGCGGGCGCGGCATAGAGGGCGATGAGCTGGCCCACTACTTCGTCAATCACCACCGAGCCAGGGTCGGCTTGGTCGAGAATCTTCTCCGCCGCCCCGGCGCTGATCAGGCCCACGACGAAGAGGATGGCCACGATGAGCCAGTAGGGTGCGGGCCGGATGGGTAAAAAATAGGTGATGGCCAGCCACAGCAGGGCCGTGACCGCGGAGGCCCAGGTGCCCGGCGCCCCGGGCAGAAAGCCGATGCCGCCAAAGGTGGCGAGACGAAGCAGGATTTTGTCCACGGAGTTTCCTTTCAGGTAAAGATCAGGCCGGGCGCAAGCGGCGTGCCATGCAGACAGGCGGCAAGCGGCATTCGCCTTTTGCCTTCCGGCTGGATTTCTCTGAGACACAAAAGGCCCTGACCGCTGGCCACATACAGGCCGCTCCCATCGGCGCGGCAGATGGTGCCCGGAGCGGCGTCACTGCTCTGCTCCACACATACGGGCTTGAAAAAACGGTAGCGCCGGCCCTGCAAGAAGGCATAGGCCGAGGGCCAGGGGTCACAGCCGCGAATCAGGCAGTGCAGGCGGGCGGCGGGCTGGGTCCAGTCAAGATGCCCCAGGGCCTTGTCCAGCATGGGGGCCTGAGTCGCGAGGGCCTGTTCCTGCGGGCGTGGGCTGAGCTGCCCCGTCTTCAGGCCCGCCACGGCCTGCACGAGCGTCTGCGCCCCCAAGGCGGCCAGACGCGGAGCCAGGGTGCCTGCCGTATCCTCCGGTCGAATCGCCTCCCGGGCCGTGAGCAGTACCGGGCCGGTATCCATGCCCGCATCCAGTTGCATGATGGACACGCCCGTTTCCCCATCCCCATTGATGAGCGCCCACTGAATCGGCGCGGCGCCACGGTATCTGGGCAAAAGCGAGGCGTGCACGTTGATGGCCCCCAGCGGGGCTGCCCGCAGAACCGCTGCGGGCAGTATCCTGCCATAGGCAACCACAACCAGCAAATCCGGCGCAAAGGCCTCAAGCTGTGCCAGGAACTCCGGGGCCTTCACGCTTTCCGGCTGCAGCACCGGCAGGCCATTGGCCGCAGCCAGCCGCTTGACCGGCGGCGGCTCCAGTTTCCGGCCGCGGCCCCGGGGCCGGTCGGGCTGACAGACCACAGCAGCCACCGCGTCCGGACCCTCGAGGAGCGCCTGCAAACAGGGCACGGCAAAGTCCGGCGTGCCCATGAAAATCAGGCGGAGGGGTCGACTCATGCCGCTTCCTGCCCGTCCCGTGCCAGGATCTTTTTGAGTCTGTTTTTGTAAAGCGCACGTTTGAGGCCGCTCAGATGGTCAAGAAACAGAATACCCCGCAGGTGATCCACCTCGTGCTGGATGATGCGGGCAAAGCGGTCTTCCGCGTCGAAGTTCAGCGGCTGTCCCGCCACGTCCAAAGCCTGTACATGAATCCTGTAGAAGCGCCTGACCGAGGCGTGGTACTCGCGCACGCTCAGGCAGCCTTCGTCGTCGGCCACCGTGCCCTGACCGCCCGACAGCACCGGGTTGATGAGCGCCAGATAGTCCTTTTTTTCCTTGGTGGACTGATCGACCACCACGACCTGCACCGGCAGGCCGATCTGGTTGGCGGCCAGACCCACGCCGGGCGCAGCGAACATGGTTTCGCCCATGTCGGCCACCAGCTTTTTCAGTTCCTCGTCAAAAACGGTCACCGGTCTGGCCTGCTGGCGCAGAATCGGGTTGGGGTAGGTTATAATCTTTCGCAAGGCCATCTTTTTTGTGGAATGGAGGAAACTTGTGCTACGTACAATCCGGATGTTATGTAATCCCTTTGGCCGGGCTTGTAAAGACAGGATAGCCACTGTCCGAGGCCGGGCAGCGATGGCCGGCTGGTCCGCCTGGTCGCACGAGATCCGCTGCCGGTTCCTGCGCTTGTTTTCTCCGGGCCGATACAGTAGATTAGCACTCCGTTTACCGCTGCCCAAAAGCGGCAGGCCCGGAATGCCCAGCCAATCACACGGGAATTCCCCCTTTCAGGGAGCAAGCATGAGCGGTTTTGGCCTTTTGAGTATCATCCTTTCCTATCTTGTCGGCTCCATTCCCTTTGGCCTGCTTTTATCACGAAAGAGCGGCATCGACATCCGCAGCCAGGGCAGCGGCAACATCGGCGCCACCAATGTGACCAGACTGTTGGGCAAAAAACTGGGCGCGCTGACCCTGCTCTGCGATGCAGGCAAGGGTTTCCTGCCCATCGCCTGCCTCAGCCTCTGCACCCGGGAGCCGCTCGTTCTGGGGCTGGCTGGCGCGGCCACAGTCCTGGGCCACATGTTTCCCGTGTATCTGGGCTTTCACGGCGGCAAGGGCGTGGCTACGGCGCTGGGGCTTTTTCTGTTCCTCGACCCCTGTGCCGTGGCGCTGGCCCTCCTGGTGTTTCTCATCGCCCTCTGGCGCACGAATTATGTTTCCGTCGCTTCCCTGGCCGCGTCGGCCTCCCTGCCCCTCTGGATCTGGATCCTGCGCGGCAGCTCCTGGCATATTCCACTGGCCCTGGTCGTGATGGCGCTGATCTGGAGCAGGCACCGCGGCAATATCGAACGGCTGCGGCAGGGGACGGAAAAACCCTGGAAAAAGGTATGAAACGGCAGTAATGGCAGGAAATTGAGGTGGCAGCCGGCCTGCTGGAACCGGGGGCGGCCACTACCATGGCAGACATCAGGGGGCTGTCACCGTCTGTGCCGCCAGGGCCACCCGGCTGGCTCCGGAAACACCGCAGACGAAGCGCGGATGTGCCGCATGACCGCGGCCTGCAGCGTGCTCGGAGGCTGCGGCGAACGGTACCTTTTCCCCTGAACGGTCTGGCTTCTGCGG
This region includes:
- a CDS encoding phosphatidylglycerophosphatase A family protein, with translation MDKILLRLATFGGIGFLPGAPGTWASAVTALLWLAITYFLPIRPAPYWLIVAILFVVGLISAGAAEKILDQADPGSVVIDEVVGQLIALYAAPAHPMAACAAFLLFRIFDIWKPFPVSWLDSHLHGGIGIMLDDVMAGIYALLVLQVGLFVVRLF
- the fmt gene encoding methionyl-tRNA formyltransferase; the encoded protein is MSRPLRLIFMGTPDFAVPCLQALLEGPDAVAAVVCQPDRPRGRGRKLEPPPVKRLAAANGLPVLQPESVKAPEFLAQLEAFAPDLLVVVAYGRILPAAVLRAAPLGAINVHASLLPRYRGAAPIQWALINGDGETGVSIMQLDAGMDTGPVLLTAREAIRPEDTAGTLAPRLAALGAQTLVQAVAGLKTGQLSPRPQEQALATQAPMLDKALGHLDWTQPAARLHCLIRGCDPWPSAYAFLQGRRYRFFKPVCVEQSSDAAPGTICRADGSGLYVASGQGLLCLREIQPEGKRRMPLAACLHGTPLAPGLIFT
- the def gene encoding peptide deformylase; amino-acid sequence: MALRKIITYPNPILRQQARPVTVFDEELKKLVADMGETMFAAPGVGLAANQIGLPVQVVVVDQSTKEKKDYLALINPVLSGGQGTVADDEGCLSVREYHASVRRFYRIHVQALDVAGQPLNFDAEDRFARIIQHEVDHLRGILFLDHLSGLKRALYKNRLKKILARDGQEAA
- the plsY gene encoding glycerol-3-phosphate 1-O-acyltransferase PlsY produces the protein MSGFGLLSIILSYLVGSIPFGLLLSRKSGIDIRSQGSGNIGATNVTRLLGKKLGALTLLCDAGKGFLPIACLSLCTREPLVLGLAGAATVLGHMFPVYLGFHGGKGVATALGLFLFLDPCAVALALLVFLIALWRTNYVSVASLAASASLPLWIWILRGSSWHIPLALVVMALIWSRHRGNIERLRQGTEKPWKKV